From Cucumis melo cultivar AY chromosome 1, USDA_Cmelo_AY_1.0, whole genome shotgun sequence, a single genomic window includes:
- the LOC103495504 gene encoding bifunctional riboflavin kinase/FMN phosphatase-like: MSFVNGVSAVILDLDGTLLDTERATKDVLKEFLGKYGKVWEKKREEEKRLGMTQKEYAAAIIRDYGLPLTPDQFIQEITPMYREKWPSVKALPGADRLIKHLYSHKIPFGLASNSSSEYIHAKISCMKGWRDWFSVILGSDQVIEGKPAPYLFEEAAKRMGVDASHCLVIEDSLVGVKAAKAAKMKVVAVPSRGEIECSSLADEVLNSLLEFQPELWGLPLFEDWVDRTLQIDPIYVSSQYVNGSMTEISEDASIPDQVFGTFFGWAGTGTAWTIKVVVNIGWNCSSCTKKNRIWKLWSVDGYNSKVFEQQMPFMLVGYIRRLNSKDLTNMDVREIEEFKYIAKTSLDRPMFVNHSCTSLTIEETSSING, from the exons ATGAGTTTCGTTAATGGAGTTTCTGCTGTGATTCTCGATCTCGATGGAACCCTTTTGGACACTG AGAGGGCGACAAAAGATGTGTTGAAGGAATTTTTGGGAAAGTATGGGAAAGTTTgggagaagaagagggaagAGGAGAAGAGATTAGGGATGACCCAGAAAGAATATGCAGCTGCAATTATTAGGGATTATGGCCTTCCATTGACACCAGATCAATTTATTCAAGAAATTACTCCCATGTACAGGGAAAA GTGGCCTTCTGTTAAAGCACTTCCTGGTGCTGATCGTCTTATCAAACATCTGTACTCTCATAAGATCCCGTTCGGGCTCGCTTCAAATTCTTCAAGTGAATATATCCATGCTAAAATTTCTTGTATGAAAG GTTGGAGGGATTGGTTTTCTGTGATTCTTGGTAGTGACCAGGTTATTGAAGGGAAACCTGCTCCTTATCT attTGAAGAGGCAGCAAAGAGAATGGGTGTAGATGCTTCTCATTGTTTAGTTATTGAAGATTCCTT GGTTGGCGTCAAAGCAGCTAAGGCAGCTAAGATGAAGGTTGTAGCTGTCCCATCCCGCGGGGAAATTGAGTGTTCTTCCTTGGCAGATGAAGTGCTTAATTCCTTATTAGAATTTCAGCCTGAGCTGTGGGGTCTTCCCTTATTTGAAGACT GGGTAGATAGAACCTTACAAATTGATCCAATATATGTGAGCTCTCAATACGTTAATGGGTCCATGACTGAAATCTCAG AGGATGCATCAATACCTGACCAAGTTTTTGGAACATTCTTCGGTTGGGCTGGCACTGGCACAGCTTGGACCATCAAGGTTGTGGTTAACATCGGATGGAATTGCAGTTCATGTACAAAAAAGAACAGGATCTGG AAACTATGGTCAGTTGATGGATATAATAGCAAAGTATTTGAGCAGCAAATGCCATTCATGCTTGTTGGCTATATCCGCAGATTGAATAGCAAG GATCTTACAAATATGGATGTGAGAGAGATTGAAGAGTTCAAGTATATTGCGAAGACGTCACTTGACCGACCTATGTTTGTCAACCATTCTTGCACATCTCTTACTATAGAAGAAACTTCTAGCATTAATGGATGA
- the LOC103495503 gene encoding 14-3-3-like protein D isoform X2, with protein sequence MASTKERDNFVYIAKLAEQAERYDEMVDAMKNVAKLDVELTVEERNLLSVGYKNVVGARRASWRILSSIEQKEEAKGNEANAKRIKEYRQKVESELSGICNDIMMVIDEHLIPSASAGESTVFYYKMKGDYYRYLAEFKSGNEKKDAADQSMKAYEAATSSAESELPPTHPIRLGLALNFSVFYYEILNSPGRACDLAKQAFDEAISELDTLNEESYKDSTLIMQLLRDNLTLWTSDITEDGDDAQKINGTAKAPGGDDAE encoded by the exons ATGGCTTCCACTAAAGAACGCGACAACTTCGTTTACATCGCTAAGCTCGCCGAGCAGGCCGAGCGTTATGATG aaatggtGGATGCAATGAAGAATGTTGCAAAGCTGGATGTCGAATTGACAGTAGAAGAAAGAAACTTACTTTCTGTTGGATACAAGAATGTGGTTGGTGCACGGAGAGCCTCGTGGAGGATATTATCATCAATAGAGCAGAAAGAAGAAGCTAAAGGAAATGAAGCAAATGCTAAACGCATCAAAGAATACAGACAAAAGGTTGAATCGGAGCTCTCTGGTATTTGCAATGATATCATGATGGTGATTGACGAGCACCTGATTCCATCGGCTTCAGCTGGGGAATCAACAGTATTCTACTATAAGAT GAAAGGAGATTATTATCGTTACCTTGCAGAATTTAAATCTGGTAATGAGAAGAAAGATGCAGCTGATCAATCGATGAAAGCATATGAG GCTGCAACCAGCTCAGCCGAATCCGAGTTACCCCCTACACATCCTATCCGCTTGGGGTTGGCATTAAATTTCTCTGTCTTCTATTACGAAATTTTGAATTCACCTGGAAG GGCCTGTGACCTTGCAAAGCAAGCTTTTGATGAAGCCATTTCTGAACTTGACACCCTGAATGAAGAGTCATACAAAGATAGCACCTTGATCATGCAGCTTCTTAGGGACAACCTTACATTATGGACTTCTGACATCACAGAAGATGGAG ATGATGCCCAAAAGATCAATGGAACTGCCAAGGCTCCCGGTGGTGACGATGCCGAG TGA
- the LOC103495505 gene encoding transcription factor bHLH162-like, translated as MEYPNFQFSASSSTAAKIERRIIEKNRRNQMKNLCDQLKSLVPQQYSKEVSLALPDQIDVAIKYIKDLEKKVNSAKEKKNRLQGKNKSAINMDSSSSSSPQLKINQMGKSLEIVLSSGIDNQYLLCETLRILQEEGIEVVNASFSVSGKSVFHTIHAELGDSMVEFGTTKATERLKRLVYGSNSDVELQKEKQWWEEFPSENWDI; from the exons ATGGAATATCCCAATTTTCAGTTCTCAGCTTCATCCTCCACCGCCGCCAAGATCGAACGCCGAATCATAGAAAAAAACAGAAGAAATCAAATGAAAAACCTCTGTGATCAACTCAAGTCCCTCGTCCCACAACAATATTCAAAG GAGGTTTCATTGGCATTGCCCGATCAGATTGACGTAGCAATTAAGTACATAAAAGATCTGGAGAAGAAAGTGAATTCagctaaagaaaagaaaaatcgaTTACAAGGGAAAAACAAAAGCGCCATAAACATggattcttcttcttcgtcttctccTCAGCTTAAAATAAACCAAATGGGTAAAAGTTTAGAGATAGTTTTAAGCAGTGGAATCGATAATCAGTATCTGTTATGTGAAACCCTTAGGATTCTTCAAGAAGAAGGCATTGAAGTTGTTAATGCAAGCTTCTCTGTTTCTGGGAAATCTGTTTTTCACACCATCCATGCAGAA CTTGGTGATTCGATGGTCGAATTTGGGACGACGAAAGCGACGGAGAGATTGAAGAGATTGGTTTACGGATCGAACAGTGATGTTGAATTGCAGAAGGAGAAGCAATGGTGGGAAGAATTTCCATCTGAGAATTGGGATATTTAA
- the LOC103495503 gene encoding 14-3-3-like protein D isoform X1, with protein MASTKERDNFVYIAKLAEQAERYDEMVDAMKNVAKLDVELTVEERNLLSVGYKNVVGARRASWRILSSIEQKEEAKGNEANAKRIKEYRQKVESELSGICNDIMMVIDEHLIPSASAGESTVFYYKMKGDYYRYLAEFKSGNEKKDAADQSMKAYEAATSSAESELPPTHPIRLGLALNFSVFYYEILNSPGRACDLAKQAFDEAISELDTLNEESYKDSTLIMQLLRDNLTLWTSDITEDGDDAQKINGTAKAPGGDDAEVSSSKPLVSVSQSHSRFILKPLFICCSESGKHLKWHNLVLWR; from the exons ATGGCTTCCACTAAAGAACGCGACAACTTCGTTTACATCGCTAAGCTCGCCGAGCAGGCCGAGCGTTATGATG aaatggtGGATGCAATGAAGAATGTTGCAAAGCTGGATGTCGAATTGACAGTAGAAGAAAGAAACTTACTTTCTGTTGGATACAAGAATGTGGTTGGTGCACGGAGAGCCTCGTGGAGGATATTATCATCAATAGAGCAGAAAGAAGAAGCTAAAGGAAATGAAGCAAATGCTAAACGCATCAAAGAATACAGACAAAAGGTTGAATCGGAGCTCTCTGGTATTTGCAATGATATCATGATGGTGATTGACGAGCACCTGATTCCATCGGCTTCAGCTGGGGAATCAACAGTATTCTACTATAAGAT GAAAGGAGATTATTATCGTTACCTTGCAGAATTTAAATCTGGTAATGAGAAGAAAGATGCAGCTGATCAATCGATGAAAGCATATGAG GCTGCAACCAGCTCAGCCGAATCCGAGTTACCCCCTACACATCCTATCCGCTTGGGGTTGGCATTAAATTTCTCTGTCTTCTATTACGAAATTTTGAATTCACCTGGAAG GGCCTGTGACCTTGCAAAGCAAGCTTTTGATGAAGCCATTTCTGAACTTGACACCCTGAATGAAGAGTCATACAAAGATAGCACCTTGATCATGCAGCTTCTTAGGGACAACCTTACATTATGGACTTCTGACATCACAGAAGATGGAG ATGATGCCCAAAAGATCAATGGAACTGCCAAGGCTCCCGGTGGTGACGATGCCGAGGTAAGTAGCTCAAAACCGTTGGTTTCAGTTAGTCAGTCACACAGTCGATTTATACTTAAACCATTGTTCATCTGCTGCAGTGAAAGTGGAAAGCATCTTAAGTGGCACAATCTTGTACTCTGGAGATGA
- the LOC103495502 gene encoding heavy metal-associated isoprenylated plant protein 28 has product MTTLELRVHMDCPGCENKVRTSLQNLKGVDSVEIDMSLQKVTVTGWAEQKKVLKAARKNGRRAELWQLPYNPEHDNCSDPYPQHQLNGPIQNFYGPQPTSTYNYYKHGYDSHDQAHHLNYSTHSNIFGRQTASVFSDENVHNCSIM; this is encoded by the exons ATGACG ACTTTGGAGCTTCGTGTCCATATGGATTGTCCCGGTTGTGAAAACAAAGTTCGAACTTCACTCCAAAATCTAAAAG GTGTGGACAGCGTTGAAATCGACATGTCGTTACAGAAGGTGACGGTGACCGGGTGGGCGGAGCAAAAGAAAGTACTGAAAGCGGCCCGGAAAAACGGTCGTCGAGCAGAGCTCTGGCAGTTACCCTACAACCCGGAGCACGATAACTGCAGTGATCCCTATCCTCAGCATCAGTTAAATGGGCCGATTCAAAACTTTTATGGGCCTCAGCCCACTTCCACTTACAACTATTACAAACATGGATACGATAGTCACGATCAGGCCCATCATCTTAATTACTCCACACATTCCAATATCTTCGGCCGCCAAACTGCCTCCGTTTTTAGCGACGAAAATGTCCATAATTGCTCTATTATGTAA
- the LOC103495501 gene encoding phosphoenolpyruvate carboxylase 2 has protein sequence MAAVKNLEKMASIDAQLRLLAPSKVSEDDKLVEYDALLLDRFLDILQDLHGEDLRETVQECYEFAAEYERKRDPRKLEELGSALTSLDPGDSIVVAKSFSHMLSLANLAEEVQIAYRRRIKLKKGGFADEANATTESDIEETFKRLLQLNKSPQEVFDALKNQTVDLVFTAHPTQSVRRSLLQKHGRIRNCLTQLYAKDITPDDKQELDEALQREIQAAFRTDEIRRTPPTPQDEMRAGMSYFHETIWKGVPKFLRRVDTALKNIGIDERVPYNAPLIQFSSWMGGDRDGNPRVTPEVTRDVCLLARMMAANLYFSQIEDLMFELSMWRCSSELQTRAEELHRSSRKDAKHYIEFWKQIPPNEPYRVILGDVRDKLYNTRERARHLLSSGMSEIPEDTTFTDVEQFLEPLELCYRSLCACGDRPIADGSLLDFLRQVSTFGLSLVRLDIRQESERHADVIDTITNYLGIGSYKEWSEEQKQEWLLSELSGKRPLFGPDLPKTEETADVLDTFNVIAELPSDNFGAYIISMATAPSDVLAVELLQRECHVQKPLRVVPLFEKLADLEAAPSAMARLFSIDWYRNRIDGKQEVMIGYSDSGKDAGRLSAAWQLYKAQEELIQVAKQYGVKLTMFHGRGGTVGRGGGPTHLAILSQPPDTIHGSLRVTVQGEVIEQSFGEEHLCFRTLQRFTAATLEHGMNPPVAPKPEWRALLDAMAVVATEKYRSIVFQEPRFVEYFRLATPELEYGRMNIGSRPSKRKPSGGIESLRAIPWIFAWTQTRFHLPVWLGFGAAFKYAIEKDVKNLHMLQEMYSQWPFFRVTIDLVEMVFAKGDPGIAALYDKLLVSEDLWSFGEQLRANYEETKNLLLQVAKHKDLLEGDPYLRQRLRLRDSYITTLNVCQAYTLKRIRDPNYNVKVRPHLSKEYLESSKSAAELVKLNPQSEYAPGLEDTLILTMKGIAAGMQNTG, from the exons ATGGCAGCGGTTAAGAACTTGGAGAAAATGGCTTCTATTGATGCTCAATTGAGGCTTCTTGCCCCAAGTAAGGTGTCGGAGGATGATAAGCTGGTGGAATATGATGCTTTGTTGTTGGATCGATTTCTTGATATTCTTCAGGATTTACATGGGGAGGATCTCAGAGAAACT GTTCAAGAGTGTTATGAATTTGCAGCTGAGTATGAGAGAAAACGTGACCCTAGGAAATTGGAGGAACTTGGGAGTGCTTTGACAAGTTTGGATCCTGGGGATTCTATTGTTGTAGCGAAATCTTTCTCCCATATGCTTAGTTTAGCTAATTTAGCTGAGGAAGTTCAGATTGCTTATAGGAGGAGGATAAAGTTAAAGAAAGGTGGCTTTGCTGATGAGGCCAATGCTACAACCGAATCAGATATTGAAGAAACCTTCAAGAGACTTTTGCAGTTGAATAAGTCTCCTCAAGAAGTATTTGATGCTTTGAAGAACCAGACTGTAGATTTGGTTTTTACTGCTCATCCTACTCAGTCTGTTCGTAGATCTTTGCTTCAAAAGCATGGCAG GATTAGGAATTGCTTGACTCAATTGTATGCAAAAGACATAACTCCTGATGACAAACAAGAACTTGATGAAGCTCTGCAAAGGGAG ATTCAAGCAGCATTTCGTACGGATGAAATCCGACGAACTCCTCCAACGCCACAAGACGAAATGAGAGCTGGAATGAGCTACTTTCATGAGACAATCTGGAAAGGTGTACCGAAATTCTTGCGAAGAGTGGATACTGCTTTGAAGAACATAGGAATTGATGAGCGTGTTCCTTATAATGCTCCTCTTATTCAGTTTTCATCCTGGATGGGTGGGGATCGAGATG GAAACCCCAGGGTTACACCAGAAGTAACGAGAGATGTTTGCTTATTAGCTAGGATGATGGCTGCTAACTTATATTTTTCCCAGATAGAGGATCTTATGTTTGAG TTATCTATGTGGAGATGTAGTAGTGAGTTACAGACCCGTGCTGAAGAACTTCATAGGTCCTCAAGAAAGGATGCAAAGCACTACATAG AGTTTTGGAAACAAATTCCTCCAAATGAGCCCTACCGTGTTATTCTTGGTGATGTACGAGATAAGTTATACAATACACGTGAACGTGCTCGTCATTTATTATCCAGTGGAATGTCTGAGATTCCCGAAGATACAACTTTCACCGATGTTGAGCAG TTCCTAGAGCCTCTCGAACTTTGCTACAGGTCTCTTTGTGCTTGCGGCGATAGGCCAATTGCTGATGGGAGCCTACTTGATTTCTTGCGGCAAGTTTCTACATTTGGGCTTTCACTTGTAAGACTGGATATCCGACAAGAATCAGAAAGACATGCCGATGTCATTGATACTATCACTAATTACCTAGGCATTGGTTCATACAAAGAATGGTCAGAAGAACAAAAGCAAGAATGGCTACTATCTGAACTCAGTGGCAAACGCCCACTTTTCGGTCCTGATCTTCCGAAGACAGAAGAGACTGCTGAtgttcttgacacatttaatgtcATTGCAGAGCTTCCTTCAGATAATTTTGGTGCCTACATTATCTCAATGGCAACAGCACCATCTGATGTGCTTGCTGTTGAGCTCTTACAACGTGAATGTCATGTGCAGAAGCCATTGAGGGTTGTCCCATTATTCGAAAAACTTGCTGATCTTGAGGCTGCTCCCTCTGCAATGGCTCGTCTCTTTTCAATTGACTGGTACAGAAACCGAATTGATGGTAAGCAAGAAGTCATGATTGGGTACTCGGATTCAGGAAAGGATGCTGGTCGTCTCTCTGCAGCTTGGCAGCTATATAAGGCCCAAGAAGAGCTCATCCAAGTGGCAAAACAGTATGGAGTTAAGCTCACAATGTTCCATGGCCGTGGAGGAACTGTTGGCAGAGGAGGGGGACCTACTCACCTTGCTATATTATCTCAACCTCCGGATACAATTCACGGTTCACTTCGTGTCACGGTTCAAGGTGAAGTTATTGAACAATCTTTTGGGGAGGAACACTTATGCTTTAGAACACTTCAACGTTTTACTGCGGCAACGCTCGAGCATGGTATGAATCCACCTGTTGCTCCGAAGCCAGAATGGCGTGCTCTCTTGGATGCAATGGCCGTTGTTGCTACAGAGAAATATCGCTCCATAGTTTTCCAAGAACCCCGTTTTGTTGAATACTTCCGCCTA GCAACCCCAGAGTTGGAATATGGTCGAATGAATATTGGAAGTCGTCCATCGAAGAGGAAGCCCAGTGGAGGAATTGAATCACTGCGTGCAATTCCATGGATTTTTGCTTGGACTCAGACAAGGTTTCATCTACCAGTTTGGCTTGGCTTTGGAGCAGCATTTAAATATGCTATTGAGAAGGATGTGAAGAATCTTCACATGTTGCAGGAGATGTACAGCCAATGGCCTTTTTTTAGAGTCACAATTGACTTAGTTGAAATGGTGTTTGCCAAAGGAGACCCTGGCATTGCTGCTCTGTACGACAAACTTCTTGTTTCCGAAGATCTATGGTCATTCGGAGAGCAATTGAGAGCTAACTATGAAGAAACTAAAAACCTTCTCCTTCAG GTAGCTAAACACAAGGATCTTCTTGAAGGAGACCCCTACTTGAGGCAGCGACTCCGTCTTCGTGATTCTTACATAACCACCCTTAACGTTTGCCAAGCGTACACGTTGAAGCGAATCCGTGATCCAAACTACAACGTGAAAGTTAGACCTCACTTGTCAAAGGAATACCTTGAATCAAGCAAATCTGCTGCAGAACTTGTGAAGCTCAATCCTCAAAGTGAGTACGCCCCGGGTTTGGAAGACACCCTCATTTTAACGATGAAGGGTATTGCTGCTGGCATGCAGAACACCGGTTAA